Proteins encoded in a region of the Armatimonadota bacterium genome:
- a CDS encoding FtsW/RodA/SpoVE family cell cycle protein: CFSLAIFVFQRDLGAAVLFFGLFVAMVYLATLRKSFVLVALVLFALGGVGAYYGFHHVATRVDMWINPWQAPTEGGYQILQALFALGVGGVLGTGFASGGGAAMPAATTDLIFAVGAEQLGLVGALGLLLLLALVAWRGFAIAWQSTDRFGALLATGLATVFSLQTLVIVGGVTKLIPLTGITLPFVSYGGTSVVVNFIALSLLLAVSRDCIPHRSDED, encoded by the coding sequence TGTGCTTCTCACTGGCGATCTTCGTCTTCCAGCGCGACTTGGGCGCGGCGGTGCTGTTCTTCGGGCTGTTCGTGGCGATGGTCTACCTGGCGACTCTGCGCAAGAGCTTCGTGCTGGTGGCGCTGGTGCTCTTCGCGCTGGGCGGGGTGGGCGCCTACTACGGCTTCCACCACGTGGCGACGCGCGTTGACATGTGGATCAACCCCTGGCAGGCGCCCACCGAGGGCGGCTACCAGATACTGCAGGCGCTCTTTGCGCTGGGCGTGGGCGGGGTGCTGGGCACCGGCTTCGCCAGCGGCGGGGGGGCGGCGATGCCGGCGGCCACCACCGACCTGATCTTCGCGGTCGGCGCCGAGCAGCTCGGGCTGGTCGGCGCCTTGGGGCTGCTGCTGCTGCTGGCGCTGGTGGCCTGGCGCGGCTTCGCCATCGCCTGGCAGTCAACCGACCGCTTCGGCGCGCTGCTGGCCACCGGCCTGGCCACTGTCTTTTCTCTGCAGACCCTGGTGATCGTCGGCGGGGTCACCAAGCTGATCCCGCTCACCGGCATCACCCTGCCGTTCGTCAGCTACGGGGGCACATCGGTGGTAGTGAACTTCATCGCACTGTCGCTGTTGCTCGCGGTGTCGCGCGACTGCATACCGCACCGCAGCGACGAGGACTGA